A DNA window from Trichomycterus rosablanca isolate fTriRos1 chromosome 11, fTriRos1.hap1, whole genome shotgun sequence contains the following coding sequences:
- the si:ch73-167i17.6 gene encoding regulator of G-protein signaling 9-binding protein — protein sequence MGKEECKTMLDALNKVTACYRHLVCALGSTSDSQNLREELKKTRRKAQELAAANQTRLTDMLKDKSISNDDRSEYERLWVLFTSSMEILEVDMRRSLEIGQDFPLKVPTRHFIQTGMTGSTSTVAARAMSVQNMKYESDPAIDTLDLKDLEAEIAQLDQMMEEMEMKVQVAPWAVEAKQEAGAELKSTVSVGNSSIGVISICEEEPKEGGDGEAGVMRIFAGIIFTVVLLIAGILGYLVVSL from the coding sequence ATGGGCAAAGAAGAGTGCAAAACCATGCTCGATGCCTTAAACAAAGTGACCGCATGCTACCGGCACTTGGTCTGCGCACTGGGCAGCACGTCGGATTCCCAAAACCTGCGCGAAGAGCTGAAAAAGACGCGCAGGAAAGCGCAGGAACTGGCCGCGGCCAACCAGACCAGACTGACAGACATGCTGAAAGATAAGAGCATCAGCAACGACGACCGCTCCGAGTACGAGCGCCTTTGGGTGCTGTTCACCAGCAGCATGGAGATCCTAGAGGTGGACATGAGGAGATCGCTGGAGATCGGGCAGGATTTCCCACTCAAGGTGCCCACGCGTCACTTCATCCAGACTGGCATGACCGGCAGCACTAGCACCGTGGCAGCCCGCGCCATGAGCGTACAGAACATGAAATACGAATCAGACCCGGCTATAGACACGCTCGATCTAAAAGACCTGGAAGCTGAGATCGCTCAGCTCGATCAGATGATGGAGGAGATGGAGATGAAGGTGCAGGTGGCACCGTGGGCGGTGGAGGCCAAGCAGGAAGCGGGGGCAGAACTCAAATCCACGGTCAGCGTGGGAAACTCATCGATCGGTGTGATCTCCATTTGTGAGGAGGAACCAAAGGAAGGTGGAGATGGAGAAGCAGGAGTCATGAGGATCTTCGCAGGGATCATTTTCACTGTTGTTTTACTCATCGCAGGCATTCTGGGATACTTGGTGGTCAGTCTTTGA